The following proteins are encoded in a genomic region of Arcobacter lacus:
- a CDS encoding alpha/beta fold hydrolase, with amino-acid sequence MEILEYKKIGQGENAIIFLHELMGDCTNYEACIPYLNKNDFTYFMVDLRGYGLSKNILGEYNLKEATNDVINLISHLKIEKYTLVAHSMSTMIAQHIAFEDKRLNKLILITPISFLGVKSTSKAKENLLSQMKKNSGKIEEIVEQSSQRYNQTWKDYRIKLAYDCSILEARLGYMNMYLNENFLSTSNTQISLDIPIKIITGSYDFPVFSSAEVKKYFEQFDDVEIVEFKEAGHYPMIESPVLFASKIESWIH; translated from the coding sequence ATGGAAATACTAGAATACAAAAAAATTGGTCAAGGTGAAAATGCAATTATTTTTTTGCATGAATTAATGGGAGATTGTACTAATTATGAAGCTTGTATTCCATATCTAAACAAAAATGATTTTACTTATTTTATGGTTGATTTAAGAGGTTATGGATTATCAAAAAATATATTAGGTGAATATAATTTAAAAGAAGCTACAAATGATGTAATAAATTTAATTTCTCATCTTAAAATTGAAAAATATACATTAGTTGCACACTCTATGTCAACTATGATAGCTCAACATATAGCTTTTGAAGATAAAAGACTAAATAAACTTATTTTAATAACACCAATTAGCTTCTTAGGAGTAAAAAGTACATCCAAAGCAAAAGAAAATTTATTATCACAAATGAAAAAAAATAGTGGGAAAATAGAAGAAATTGTTGAACAATCTAGTCAAAGATATAACCAAACGTGGAAAGATTATAGAATAAAATTAGCCTATGATTGTTCTATACTTGAGGCAAGATTAGGTTATATGAATATGTACTTAAATGAAAACTTTTTAAGTACTTCAAATACTCAAATTAGTTTAGATATTCCTATAAAAATCATTACAGGAAGCTATGATTTTCCTGTTTTCTCTTCAGCAGAAGTAAAAAAATATTTTGAACAATTTGATGATGTTGAAATAGTAGAATTTAAAGAAGCAGGTCATTATCCGATGATTGAATCTCCAGTACTTTTTGCTTCAAAAATAGAATCATGGATTCATTGA
- the rpsL gene encoding 30S ribosomal protein S12, translating to MPTINQLVRKERKKVIDKSKSPALKKCPQRRGVCTRVYTTTPKKPNSALRKVAKVRLTTGFEVISYIGGEGHNLQEHSIVLVRGGRVKDLPGVKYHIVRGALDTAGVNNRTVSRSKYGTKRPKAAKK from the coding sequence ATGCCTACAATCAATCAGCTTGTAAGAAAAGAGCGAAAAAAGGTGATCGATAAATCAAAATCACCAGCTTTAAAAAAATGTCCACAAAGAAGAGGTGTGTGTACAAGAGTATATACAACAACTCCTAAAAAACCTAACTCGGCTTTAAGAAAAGTTGCAAAAGTTAGATTAACAACAGGATTTGAAGTTATTTCATATATTGGTGGAGAAGGGCATAACCTTCAAGAACACTCTATCGTATTAGTTAGAGGTGGAAGAGTAAAAGATTTACCTGGGGTTAAATACCACATTGTTAGAGGTGCTTTAGATACAGCTGGTGTAAATAACAGAACAGTTTCTAGATCTAAATATGGTACTAAAAGACCAAAAGCAGCGAAAAAATAA
- the rpsG gene encoding 30S ribosomal protein S7 → MRRRKAPVREIMADPIYNSKVITKFVNAIMLDGKKSVAEKILYGAIANLDARGEEKGFDLFERAIENVKPLLEVRSRRVGGATYQVPVEVRAVRRQTLALRWLIDASRKRNERTMVERLANELFEAANERGASFKKKEDVHRMAEANKAFAHYRW, encoded by the coding sequence ATGAGAAGAAGAAAAGCTCCAGTTAGAGAAATTATGGCTGATCCTATCTACAATAGTAAAGTGATCACAAAATTTGTTAATGCAATTATGTTAGATGGTAAAAAATCTGTTGCTGAAAAAATCCTTTATGGTGCTATTGCAAACTTAGATGCAAGAGGTGAAGAAAAAGGTTTTGATTTATTCGAAAGAGCAATTGAAAATGTTAAACCATTATTAGAAGTTAGATCAAGAAGAGTTGGTGGGGCAACTTACCAAGTTCCAGTTGAAGTAAGAGCTGTTAGAAGACAAACTTTAGCTTTAAGATGGTTAATTGATGCTTCAAGAAAAAGAAATGAAAGAACAATGGTAGAAAGATTAGCTAATGAGTTATTCGAAGCTGCAAATGAAAGAGGAGCATCTTTTAAGAAAAAAGAAGATGTACATAGAATGGCAGAAGCTAATAAAGCATTTGCACACTACAGATGGTAG
- the fusA gene encoding elongation factor G, whose amino-acid sequence MARKIPLNRVRNIGIAAHIDAGKTTTTERILFYTGVSHKIGEVHEGAATMDWMEQEQERGITITSAATTCHWNHPKTNEQLQVNIIDTPGHVDFTIEVERSMRVLDGAVAVFCSVGGVQPQSETVWRQANKYGVPRIIYVNKMDRTGANFFNVEAQVRDRLKANPVPIQVPIGAEENFRGMIDLVKMKAYTYNLDAQAGEMYKIEDIPADLEDVVAEYREKLVEAAAESSEELMEKYLEGTELTEDEIVEGLKKRCLAMEITPMVCGTSFKNKGVQPLLDAVAMYLPAPTEVADIKGETQDGDAIIVPSTDKGEVAALAFKIMTDPFVGQLTFTRVYRGILESGTYVLNSTKMKKERIGRLLKMHANSREEIKELYAGEIGAVVGLKDTITGDTLASEKDPVILERMDFPDPVISVAVEPKTKADQEKMGIALGKLAEEDPSFRVNTDEESGQTIISGMGELHLEILVDRMKREFKVEAEVGAPQVAYRETIRNAVKQEYKYAKQSGGKGQYGHVYLEIKPLPSGSEPNFKFNNEIKGGVVPKEYIPAVEKGCAEAMLGGILAGYPMVDIEVTLYDGSYHDVDSSEMAFKLAASMGFKQGCRSAAAGAVILEPIMKVEIETPEDYMGDVIGDCNKRRGQVQSMDDRAGIKLVTAMIPLSEMFGYSTDLRSMSQGRATYSMIFDAYQEVPKNVSEEIMKKRNG is encoded by the coding sequence ATGGCTAGAAAAATACCACTTAATAGAGTTAGAAATATCGGTATTGCTGCTCATATTGATGCAGGAAAAACTACAACAACTGAAAGAATTTTATTCTATACAGGTGTTTCTCATAAAATTGGTGAGGTTCATGAAGGTGCTGCAACAATGGACTGGATGGAACAAGAGCAAGAAAGAGGTATTACAATTACTTCTGCTGCTACAACTTGTCACTGGAATCACCCAAAAACAAATGAGCAATTACAAGTAAATATTATTGACACACCAGGTCACGTTGACTTTACAATTGAAGTTGAAAGATCTATGAGGGTTCTTGATGGTGCTGTTGCTGTATTTTGTTCAGTTGGTGGGGTTCAACCACAATCTGAAACTGTTTGGAGACAAGCAAATAAATATGGTGTTCCAAGAATTATTTATGTAAATAAAATGGATAGAACAGGAGCAAACTTCTTTAATGTTGAAGCTCAAGTTAGAGATAGATTAAAAGCGAATCCAGTTCCAATTCAAGTTCCAATTGGTGCAGAAGAAAACTTTAGAGGTATGATTGATTTAGTAAAAATGAAAGCATATACTTATAATCTTGATGCACAAGCTGGTGAAATGTATAAAATTGAAGATATTCCTGCAGATTTAGAAGATGTTGTTGCTGAATATAGAGAAAAACTTGTTGAAGCTGCAGCTGAATCTAGTGAAGAATTAATGGAAAAATATCTTGAAGGTACAGAATTAACTGAAGATGAAATTGTTGAAGGACTTAAAAAAAGATGTTTAGCAATGGAAATTACACCAATGGTATGTGGAACTTCATTTAAAAATAAAGGGGTTCAACCTTTACTTGATGCTGTTGCTATGTATTTACCAGCACCTACTGAAGTTGCTGATATTAAAGGTGAAACTCAAGATGGTGATGCAATTATCGTTCCTTCAACTGATAAAGGTGAAGTTGCAGCATTAGCATTCAAAATTATGACTGACCCATTTGTTGGACAATTAACATTTACAAGAGTTTATAGAGGAATTTTAGAGTCTGGAACTTATGTGTTAAACTCAACAAAAATGAAAAAAGAGAGAATCGGAAGATTACTTAAAATGCACGCAAACTCTAGAGAAGAGATTAAAGAACTTTATGCTGGAGAAATTGGTGCAGTTGTTGGTCTTAAAGATACAATTACAGGAGATACACTAGCAAGTGAAAAAGATCCTGTTATCTTAGAAAGAATGGATTTTCCGGATCCAGTTATTTCTGTTGCTGTTGAACCAAAAACAAAAGCTGATCAAGAAAAAATGGGTATTGCTTTAGGAAAACTTGCTGAAGAAGATCCATCATTTAGAGTAAATACTGATGAAGAATCAGGACAAACAATTATTTCTGGAATGGGTGAATTACACTTAGAAATTCTTGTAGATAGAATGAAAAGAGAGTTTAAAGTAGAAGCTGAAGTAGGTGCTCCACAAGTTGCTTATAGAGAAACTATCAGAAATGCTGTTAAACAAGAGTATAAATATGCAAAACAATCTGGTGGTAAAGGTCAATATGGACATGTTTATTTAGAAATTAAACCATTACCTTCTGGAAGTGAGCCAAACTTTAAATTTAACAACGAAATTAAAGGTGGGGTTGTACCAAAAGAGTATATTCCAGCTGTTGAAAAAGGTTGTGCAGAAGCAATGTTAGGTGGAATTTTAGCTGGATATCCAATGGTTGATATCGAAGTTACATTATATGATGGTTCTTACCACGATGTTGACTCATCTGAGATGGCATTTAAACTTGCTGCTTCTATGGGATTTAAACAAGGTTGTAGAAGTGCAGCTGCTGGTGCAGTTATTCTTGAGCCAATTATGAAAGTTGAAATTGAAACTCCTGAAGATTATATGGGAGACGTAATTGGTGATTGTAATAAAAGAAGAGGACAAGTTCAATCTATGGATGACAGAGCAGGTATCAAACTTGTTACTGCAATGATTCCATTATCTGAAATGTTTGGATATTCAACAGATTTAAGATCAATGTCTCAAGGTAGAGCAACATACTCTATGATTTTTGATGCATACCAAGAAGTTCCAAAAAATGTTTCTGAAGAGATTATGAAAAAAAGAAATGGATAA
- a CDS encoding NAD(+)/NADH kinase, with translation MRVEKNFELLKNIRSVGVILKPESPELKNVYQNIKELFNKVNIETFLEKESAKMIDLDGFEFDDICKKVDFLISVGGDGTLLGVVRKSFKYDLPILGINLGTLGFLTDISMNQLENFIIDLKKDIYKINTRMMIEGCINKNSFVAFNDIVISRKSISSMIKIRGKIDGKSFNTYYGDGVIVSTPTGSTAYNLSVGGPIVYPLTEAFIITPIAPHSLTQRPIVMPADFEIEFKIVDNQGAVVIVDGQEIFEIEENQSVKIKIAQKKVKMLHRIQRNYFEVLSEKLRWGN, from the coding sequence TTGAGAGTTGAAAAAAATTTCGAATTATTAAAAAATATAAGAAGCGTTGGTGTTATTTTAAAACCTGAAAGCCCAGAACTAAAAAATGTTTACCAGAATATAAAAGAGCTATTTAATAAAGTAAATATAGAGACTTTTTTAGAAAAAGAATCTGCAAAAATGATAGATTTAGATGGATTTGAATTTGATGATATTTGCAAAAAAGTAGATTTTTTGATATCTGTTGGTGGCGATGGAACTTTATTGGGAGTAGTAAGAAAATCATTTAAATATGATCTTCCAATTTTAGGAATAAATCTTGGTACTTTAGGTTTTTTGACAGATATTTCTATGAATCAGTTAGAAAATTTTATAATAGATTTAAAAAAAGATATTTATAAAATTAATACAAGAATGATGATTGAAGGCTGTATTAATAAAAATAGTTTTGTTGCATTTAATGATATAGTAATTTCAAGAAAGTCAATTTCTTCTATGATAAAAATAAGAGGGAAAATTGATGGAAAATCTTTTAATACTTATTATGGTGATGGAGTGATAGTTTCTACTCCAACAGGTTCAACAGCATATAATTTATCTGTTGGAGGACCAATAGTTTATCCTTTAACTGAAGCATTTATCATTACTCCAATAGCACCTCATTCATTAACTCAAAGACCGATTGTTATGCCAGCTGATTTTGAAATCGAGTTTAAAATAGTTGATAATCAAGGTGCAGTTGTAATAGTAGATGGACAAGAAATTTTTGAAATTGAAGAAAACCAATCCGTAAAAATAAAAATTGCGCAAAAAAAAGTAAAAATGTTACATAGAATTCAAAGAAACTATTTTGAAGTTTTAAGTGAAAAATTAAGATGGGGAAATTAA
- a CDS encoding AAA family ATPase, which yields MITRVYLKNCLSFDEVDLEFKSGLNIFTGPSGAGKSILMQEILSLFALTEVKSDIGEVNLNNSKICDEVYDISFEEDIVIKSIKKDKTRYFLNNQTISKKNLYDFSTKLIKHLNLRDTSEFDSVKLVGFLDRLCSEKNSNFIQIKNSFDNLYKDFIQTKKELDKIIEDETKLEDLKEFVKFEIDKIEQINPKVDEYEELNEIKKRLAKKEKIEVAINKASGILEFNQSVNNVLELMEVDSSFFDETMNELNNIFEKFNDSLMELDDINIENVLDRIEKLSSLQKRFGSIKECLEYKEQKIKELESYENISFQKENLEKKYENLHKEIKELSQKISAFRKENSKILEEKINQYLQFLYLSNAKIIFEEKSLDSTGIDEIKFQLNQVALETISSGEYNRLRLALLTSMSELDIGENGILFLDEIDANLSGKESEAIAKVLVKLSSSYQIFAISHQTQLTSSANQHFLVDKQNGKSTVKLLNKDEKINEVARMISGEKVTSEALEFAKNLLNN from the coding sequence TTGATTACTAGAGTTTATTTAAAAAATTGTTTATCATTTGATGAAGTTGATTTAGAGTTTAAATCAGGATTAAATATATTTACAGGACCTAGTGGTGCGGGTAAATCCATATTAATGCAAGAGATTTTATCTTTATTTGCATTAACAGAAGTAAAATCTGATATTGGTGAAGTTAATTTGAATAATTCAAAAATTTGTGATGAAGTTTATGATATATCTTTTGAAGAAGATATTGTTATTAAAAGTATAAAAAAAGATAAAACTAGATATTTTTTAAATAATCAAACAATTTCTAAAAAGAATCTTTATGATTTTTCTACAAAACTGATAAAACACTTAAATTTAAGAGATACTTCGGAATTTGATAGTGTAAAACTCGTTGGATTTTTAGATAGATTATGTTCTGAGAAAAATAGTAATTTTATTCAAATAAAAAATAGTTTTGATAACTTATATAAAGATTTTATTCAAACAAAAAAAGAGTTAGATAAAATCATAGAAGACGAAACAAAACTTGAAGATTTAAAAGAGTTTGTAAAATTTGAAATTGATAAAATCGAACAGATAAATCCAAAAGTTGATGAATATGAAGAATTAAATGAAATAAAAAAAAGATTAGCAAAAAAAGAAAAAATTGAAGTGGCAATTAATAAAGCTTCAGGAATTTTAGAGTTTAATCAAAGTGTTAATAACGTTTTAGAATTGATGGAAGTTGATTCTTCATTTTTTGATGAAACTATGAATGAGTTAAATAATATATTTGAAAAGTTTAATGATAGCTTGATGGAATTAGATGACATAAATATAGAAAATGTTTTAGATAGAATTGAAAAACTTTCATCGTTACAAAAAAGATTTGGCTCTATAAAAGAGTGTTTAGAATATAAAGAACAAAAAATAAAAGAGTTAGAATCATATGAAAACATCTCTTTTCAAAAAGAAAATTTAGAAAAGAAATATGAAAATTTACATAAAGAAATAAAAGAATTATCTCAAAAGATTTCAGCTTTTAGAAAAGAAAATAGCAAAATTTTAGAAGAAAAAATTAATCAATATTTGCAATTTTTATATTTGAGTAATGCAAAAATCATTTTTGAAGAAAAAAGTCTTGATTCAACAGGAATTGATGAAATTAAATTTCAATTAAATCAAGTTGCTCTTGAAACTATTAGTTCAGGAGAATATAATAGATTAAGACTAGCTCTTTTGACTTCGATGAGCGAGTTGGATATTGGTGAAAATGGTATTTTATTTTTAGATGAAATAGATGCAAATTTAAGTGGAAAAGAGAGTGAAGCAATAGCAAAAGTTTTAGTGAAATTAAGCTCTTCATATCAAATTTTTGCTATTTCACATCAAACTCAATTAACTTCGAGTGCAAATCAACACTTTTTAGTTGATAAACAAAATGGAAAATCTACTGTTAAATTATTGAATAAAGATGAAAAAATCAATGAAGTAGCAAGAATGATAAGTGGTGAAAAGGTTACATCTGAAGCCTTAGAATTTGCAAAAAATTTATTAAATAATTAA
- a CDS encoding methyl-accepting chemotaxis protein encodes MLSNMTIKAKILILSLIVIIVVTVSISIDSIISIKNLSEKNIENYKKEAYLKKEVELKNYVTLAYKMVEIYYNKVDADKSNEKEIQQEALKAIADLKYAKNDYFWINDSSPKMIMHPINSALNGKDLSTYADPYGKKLFIEMAKISTENKAGGLVKYWWDKPNKKNDPKEKFSYVQKFEPWDWIIGTGAYVDDVETEVALMKERVNSEIRSVVINLLIFSLILAVVFFSIYNYFVNQAIIKPLRNINEAIIDMTEEKGNTDHIDKKSNDEIGKLTDSFNNYIKKLKSGYMEDAKVIENVDEVIEKVINGFYVYKVEKTSSNPQIEKLRNSINSMIDKTNQNLLGLNNILIDYGSSNFSLNDSKIDTSKVGGIISSLVASTQLIGASVSEFLSMIVNSGKKLNEDTDNLSKSASKLSDSASSQAASLEETAAAIEEITSIVKSTVQKTKTMSSLAEQLQLSSKDGELLASKTNKAMDDIDTQVNSINEAISVIDQIAFQTNILSLNAAVEAATAGEAGKGFAVVAQEVRNLASRSAEAAREIKNIVELATSKANEGKAIANEMINGYTVLNSKINETINLIEDVSIGSKEEEKGILQINDTINALDKATQSNANSAIDISKLANEVSDLSKNLLKIADRAKFNKANQKEIEDIDLVFTVSKLKNDHVRFKLVNLSKIATTKTAWSVTKPTECDLGKWLIEQEKNAKAFTKTQNWKDLKTNHEMVHNSIQEYINEECKDNSNNEVLNSLSHKMDSSIFEVFKGLDQLKKDNLVENKIEKEIFTESNVKTPTPKTSQNDEWESF; translated from the coding sequence ATGTTATCAAATATGACTATAAAGGCTAAGATTCTAATTCTTTCTTTGATTGTAATTATTGTTGTAACTGTATCAATTAGTATTGATTCAATTATTTCAATAAAAAATCTTTCAGAAAAAAATATTGAAAACTATAAAAAAGAAGCATATTTAAAAAAAGAAGTAGAACTTAAAAACTATGTTACTTTAGCATATAAAATGGTTGAAATCTATTATAATAAAGTTGATGCAGATAAATCTAATGAAAAAGAGATACAACAAGAAGCATTAAAAGCAATTGCTGATTTAAAATATGCAAAGAATGACTATTTTTGGATAAATGATTCAAGTCCTAAAATGATTATGCATCCTATAAATTCTGCTTTAAATGGCAAAGATTTATCAACGTATGCAGATCCATATGGTAAAAAACTATTTATAGAAATGGCGAAAATTTCGACAGAAAATAAAGCAGGTGGTTTAGTAAAGTATTGGTGGGATAAACCAAATAAGAAAAATGACCCTAAAGAGAAATTTTCTTATGTTCAAAAATTTGAACCTTGGGATTGGATCATTGGAACAGGAGCTTATGTTGATGATGTAGAAACAGAAGTAGCTTTAATGAAAGAAAGAGTAAATAGTGAGATAAGAAGTGTTGTTATCAACCTTTTGATTTTTTCATTAATTCTTGCCGTAGTATTCTTTTCAATATATAACTACTTTGTAAATCAAGCAATCATTAAACCTCTTAGAAATATCAATGAAGCAATAATAGATATGACAGAGGAAAAAGGGAATACTGATCATATTGATAAAAAGTCAAATGATGAAATAGGTAAATTAACTGATAGCTTTAACAATTATATTAAAAAACTAAAATCAGGATACATGGAAGATGCAAAAGTAATTGAAAATGTTGATGAAGTTATTGAAAAAGTAATAAATGGATTTTATGTTTATAAAGTTGAAAAAACATCTTCAAATCCACAAATAGAAAAATTAAGAAATTCTATTAATTCTATGATAGATAAAACAAATCAAAATTTATTAGGATTAAATAATATTTTAATTGATTATGGAAGTTCAAATTTCTCTTTAAATGATTCAAAAATAGATACATCAAAAGTTGGAGGAATAATTTCTTCTTTAGTCGCAAGCACACAATTAATAGGTGCTTCAGTATCAGAATTTTTATCAATGATTGTAAATAGTGGAAAAAAATTAAATGAAGATACAGATAATTTATCAAAATCTGCAAGTAAATTATCTGATTCTGCTAGTAGCCAAGCTGCATCACTAGAAGAAACAGCAGCTGCAATTGAAGAGATTACTTCTATTGTAAAATCTACTGTTCAAAAAACTAAAACAATGTCATCTTTAGCAGAGCAATTACAACTTTCTTCAAAAGATGGAGAACTTTTAGCTTCTAAAACAAATAAAGCAATGGATGACATAGATACACAAGTAAATTCTATTAATGAAGCAATTAGTGTGATAGATCAAATAGCATTCCAAACAAATATTTTATCTTTAAATGCAGCAGTTGAAGCAGCAACAGCTGGAGAAGCAGGAAAAGGATTTGCAGTTGTTGCTCAAGAAGTGCGAAATCTAGCTTCAAGAAGTGCAGAAGCAGCAAGAGAAATAAAAAATATAGTTGAACTTGCAACATCAAAAGCAAATGAAGGAAAAGCAATTGCAAATGAGATGATAAATGGATATACAGTTTTAAATAGTAAAATTAATGAAACAATTAATTTAATTGAAGATGTATCTATTGGAAGTAAAGAAGAAGAAAAAGGTATTTTACAGATAAATGATACGATTAATGCTTTAGATAAAGCTACACAGTCAAATGCAAATTCTGCAATAGATATTAGTAAATTAGCGAATGAAGTTTCAGATTTATCAAAAAACTTGCTAAAAATTGCAGATAGAGCTAAATTTAATAAAGCAAATCAAAAAGAGATAGAAGATATTGATTTAGTATTTACTGTTTCTAAATTAAAAAATGATCATGTTAGATTTAAGTTGGTAAATTTAAGTAAAATTGCAACGACAAAAACTGCATGGAGTGTTACTAAACCAACAGAATGTGATTTAGGTAAATGGTTAATTGAGCAAGAAAAAAATGCTAAAGCTTTTACAAAAACACAAAATTGGAAAGATTTAAAAACAAATCATGAAATGGTACATAATAGTATTCAAGAATATATAAATGAAGAGTGTAAAGATAATTCAAATAATGAAGTTTTAAATTCTTTATCTCATAAAATGGATAGTTCTATATTTGAAGTGTTTAAAGGACTTGACCAGTTAAAAAAAGATAATCTAGTTGAAAATAAAATTGAAAAAGAGATATTTACTGAATCTAATGTAAAAACTCCTACTCCAAAAACTTCACAAAATGATGAATGGGAAAGCTTTTAA
- a CDS encoding peptidase U32 family protein, with the protein MNSQKVELLSPAGNLEKLKIAIKYGADAVYAGVSHFSLRIRAGKEFTFETFKEGIDYAHARGKKVYATINGFPFNSQIELLKKHIATMAALKPDGFIVAAPGVVKLCREIAPEIDIHLSTQANVLNYLDAQVFWDMGVKRIVVAREISLKDVTEIKKHLPDMEIEIFVHGSMCFAYSGRCLVSAVQMGRVPNRGSCANDCRFQYTLYAANEDHNTLFRLEEEPGVGTYIFNSKDMNLASHIKEILDSGAVDSLKIEGRTKSPYYAAVTAKAYRNAIDDYYAGKFEPDLYQKELHTTKNRGFTDAYLIHRPFEKTDSQNHDYALSKGSYEVTGLVTEDEEHFLCKYKVYPNEDIEIFTPNDEILEECENEIGKIFKKDDGLYYINFKKILTETNKELESVHSGNVNKIKLPGRLPYLTMFRVENIDQIVE; encoded by the coding sequence ATGAATAGTCAAAAAGTAGAGTTACTTTCTCCTGCAGGAAATTTAGAAAAATTAAAAATAGCTATAAAATATGGTGCAGATGCCGTTTATGCAGGAGTTAGTCACTTTAGTTTAAGAATTAGAGCAGGAAAAGAGTTTACATTCGAAACTTTTAAAGAAGGAATCGATTATGCTCATGCCAGAGGAAAAAAAGTATATGCAACAATAAATGGATTTCCATTTAATTCGCAAATTGAACTACTTAAAAAACACATTGCAACTATGGCGGCACTTAAACCTGATGGATTTATTGTTGCAGCTCCTGGAGTTGTTAAGCTTTGTAGGGAAATTGCTCCAGAAATTGATATACATTTATCAACTCAAGCAAATGTTTTAAATTATCTTGATGCACAAGTATTTTGGGATATGGGTGTAAAAAGAATAGTTGTAGCTAGAGAAATTTCACTAAAAGATGTAACTGAAATCAAAAAACATTTACCAGATATGGAAATAGAAATTTTTGTTCATGGTTCAATGTGTTTTGCATATAGTGGAAGATGTTTAGTAAGTGCAGTTCAAATGGGAAGAGTACCAAATAGAGGAAGTTGTGCAAATGATTGTAGATTTCAATATACATTATATGCTGCAAATGAAGATCATAATACGTTATTTAGATTAGAAGAAGAACCAGGTGTTGGAACATATATTTTTAATTCAAAAGATATGAACTTAGCTTCACATATAAAAGAGATTTTGGATTCAGGAGCTGTTGATAGTTTAAAAATAGAAGGAAGAACAAAATCTCCATATTATGCAGCAGTAACTGCAAAAGCATATAGAAATGCAATTGATGATTATTATGCTGGAAAATTTGAGCCAGATCTTTATCAAAAAGAGTTACATACTACAAAAAATAGAGGATTCACAGACGCATATTTAATTCATAGACCATTTGAAAAAACAGACTCACAAAATCATGATTATGCTTTAAGCAAAGGAAGTTATGAAGTAACAGGACTTGTAACAGAAGATGAAGAACATTTCTTATGTAAATATAAAGTTTATCCAAATGAAGATATTGAAATTTTTACACCAAATGATGAAATCCTAGAAGAGTGTGAAAATGAAATAGGAAAAATTTTCAAAAAAGATGATGGTTTATATTATATTAATTTTAAAAAGATTTTAACTGAAACAAATAAAGAGTTAGAATCAGTACATAGTGGAAATGTAAATAAAATTAAATTACCAGGACGTCTTCCATATCTTACTATGTTTAGAGTTGAAAATATTGATCAAATTGTAGAATAA
- the purE gene encoding 5-(carboxyamino)imidazole ribonucleotide mutase: MNFISILMGSKSDYEIMKHCADTFEKFNVKYELVVSSAHRSPERTKNYIKEAEEKGAVAFIAAAGMAAHLAGAVAASTTKPVIGVPMKGGAMDGMDAMLSTVQMPAGMPVGTVALGRSGAVNAAYLAMQILAIFDKELSTKLKEDRIVQAKKVESDSKDVEVIL, encoded by the coding sequence ATGAATTTTATCTCAATATTAATGGGTAGTAAATCAGATTATGAAATAATGAAACACTGTGCTGATACTTTTGAAAAATTTAATGTAAAGTATGAACTAGTTGTATCTTCAGCTCACAGAAGTCCAGAAAGAACAAAAAATTATATTAAAGAAGCTGAAGAAAAAGGTGCAGTTGCATTTATTGCTGCTGCTGGAATGGCCGCTCATTTAGCAGGTGCAGTTGCTGCAAGCACAACAAAACCAGTTATTGGTGTTCCTATGAAAGGTGGAGCAATGGATGGTATGGATGCTATGCTTTCAACTGTTCAAATGCCTGCAGGTATGCCTGTTGGAACTGTAGCTCTTGGAAGAAGTGGTGCAGTTAATGCAGCATATTTAGCTATGCAAATTTTAGCAATTTTTGATAAAGAATTATCTACAAAATTAAAAGAAGATAGAATTGTTCAAGCTAAAAAAGTAGAAAGTGATTCTAAAGACGTAGAAGTAATTTTATAA
- a CDS encoding glutaredoxin domain-containing protein, which yields MKPIALFTLPNCKWCEEAKVYFKSKKLKYNLIDLSKNKQALKDCQKHCSGAPVLLIGNSWICGFDKNKINKELGIK from the coding sequence ATGAAGCCAATCGCACTATTTACTTTGCCAAATTGTAAATGGTGTGAAGAGGCAAAAGTGTATTTTAAAAGTAAAAAACTAAAATATAATCTTATAGATTTATCAAAGAATAAACAAGCTTTAAAAGATTGTCAAAAGCATTGTTCAGGTGCTCCAGTTCTTTTAATAGGAAATAGTTGGATTTGTGGCTTTGACAAAAATAAAATAAACAAAGAGTTAGGAATAAAATGA